The Syntrophorhabdales bacterium region GAAGAATCAGGGACCACCGGCGTCGTGGATGGTCTCGGCAGAATAAATGGCAGATGGTGTGTCATCATCGGCTTTGATAACAAAGTCATGGCGGGAGCCTGGATAGCAGGGCAGTCCGACAACATCCTGAGAGTCACCGACATTGCGAAGAGACTGCACTGCCCGCTTGTATGGCTGGTCAACTGCAGTGGCGTGAAACTGACCGAGCAGGAAAAAGTTTACGCAAACCGCCGCGGCAATGGAACAACCTTCTTCAGGCACGCTGAACTGAACAAACTCGGCATTCCTGTTCTCGCAGCGATATACGGCACAAACCCTGCGGGGGGCGGCTACCAGGGTATCAGCCCGACACTGCTCCTTGCCCACAAGGATTGCAACATAGCTGTGGGCGGCGCAGGCATCGTGAGCGGTATGGCGCCAAAAGGATACTTCGATGAGGGCATGGCGGAACAGATCATCGACGCGACGAGAAAATTCAAAGCGGTGCCGCCGGGCCGTGTTGAAATCCATTACGACAACACTGGCTTCTTCAAGCAAGTCTTCCAGACGGAGGAAGCGATCCTTGATGCGGTGAAAGAGTGGGTCACCTACCTGCCTGCCTACAATAGCAAATTCTTCAGAGTGGCAGAGCCGAAGGAACCGGCATATCCCGCCGAAGACCTTTACAGTATCGTCGCCTTCAACCAGAAGATGACGTATGATGCGAGGCAGTTCATATCGAGACTTGTTGATGGAAGCGAGCACATGGAGTTCAGGCCCGATTACGGACCGGAGCTGTACTGCGGCCTCGTCAAGATAGACGGCTTTCTGATCGGCGTTGTTATGAATATACAGGGCATGATGCCGAAGGGCTATCCACAGTATGCCCCGTATCCGGGCATCGGCGGCAAGTTCTACCGTGAGGGCCTCATCAAGGTCAACGAGTTCGTGACACTGTGCGGCAGGGACAGGGTGCCGATGCTGTGGATCCAGGATACATCCGGCATCGACGTTGGCGACATTGCCGAGAAGGCTGAACTTCTTGGTCTGGGCCAGTCACTCATCTACTCAATCGAACAGGCGAATGACAGCCCCATGATGACCATCGTTCTGAGGAAAGGCACTGCAGCAGCGCACTACATCATGGCCGGACCCCAGGCGAACAACAATAATGCTTTCACCATCGGCACGGCAACGACGGAAATATACGTCATGCACGGCGAGACCGCGGCGGTCGCCAGTTTCGCAAGAAGGCTTGTGAAAGAGAAGGATTCGGGCAAACCCCTGGCGCCGGTGATTGAAGCCATGAACAAGACAGTGAAAGAATATTACGATAAATCGCGCCCGGCTTACTGCGCAAAAACGGGTATGGTGGATGAAGTGGTCAAGATGACCGATCTGAGGAAGTATCTCGTGGCCTTCGCCAACTGCTGCTACCAGAACCCCTCTTCAATATGCCCGCAGCACCAGATGATGCTCCCGAGGATCATAAAAGGCTAACTACATATGAACAAGAGGGCGGGCTGAAAATGCCCGCCTTTGCTTTATTCAGACGGCTGTTAACCTTCTTTCGTACAAGGTTGACAACATGTACCGCGAAGCGGTATAAAGGCAGGTCAAAGGCAAAGTGCTAAAGGCCAACGGCAAAAGGCTAAAGGCCCAGACGTATTGTCTTCTCGGCTGTTGGCCTTGCGCCTTGGACCTTTAGCCTGCCTTTCTTGGCCGAGTTTCTTATGAGAGAGCGACTACAACAAGAACTCGAGCAAATAAAAGAAGCCGGCAACTACCGGGAGATCCGGTATCTGAAGCCGGTTAACGAAAGCAGGGTGTGGTATGAAGGGAGCGAGTATCTTAATCTCTGCTCAAACAGTTACCTGTCTCTTCATACGCATCCTGATGTAATGAAGGCAGCGAAAGATGCAATAGATGAATACGGAGCAGGGACGTGCTCGTCGCGAAGCGTGTCCGGGAGTATCGACCTGTACGCGCGACTCGAAGATGATGTAGCGGCCTTCAAAGGTTACCAAAGAGCGCTCATCTTTTCCAACGGATACCTTGCGAACATGGGTATCATCGCAACTCTTGCGGGTACGCACGATGTGATCTTCAGCGACGAACTTAATCATTCGAGCATCATCGACAGCATAAGGCTTTCCCGCGCGCGGAGAGTGATCTACCGCCATTGCGATGTTGAAGACCTGGAAAAGAAGATACGGCGGGAACCTGTCTCGACGAAAAAGTTTGTCATCACGGAGACAGTCTTCAGCATGGATGGCGATGTGGCGCCGCTCGCTGCAATCTTCCGGCTGAAGGAGAAGTATGATCTGCATCTCATTGTTGACGAGGCCCACGCAACAGGGGTTTTCGGAGAAAGAGGCAGGGGAGTGGAAGAGCTTCAGGGCCTGGCGGGATTGATGGATGTGCAGATGGGAACGTTCGGAAAAGCGCTTGGCTCCTTCGGCGCATTTGCGCTCTCGGACAGTCTGACCATCGAGTACCTGGTGAACAGGGCGAGAACGTTCATGTACACGACAGCGCTCCCCGCATCGGCGCTCGGCGCGGCCAGGTCGGCCTTGCAGCTCATCAGGGAAGACGGCTCATTCAAGAAGGAACTCTGGGAGAACATAGATTACATGAGGCAGGGGCTACACAAGCTCGGCTTTGACTTGAAGCAGAGTGAAGGGCCTATCGTGCCCATTGTCGTGGGCGAGGACAGCAAGGCAGTTCGCATGCAGAAGATGCTGCTTGAACAAGGCATATTTCTCCAGGCGATCAGACCGCCGACGGTGCCGGCCGGGACCTCACGTCTGCGTCTCACCATAGTACGCGGTCTCACACGCGAGGACATGGACTCGGCCCTGCAAGCGCTCGCGCAAGTAGGACGGAGCGTCGGGCTGATATAGAGGGAGATGGAAGATGGAAGTAACTGCTTCCCAGCGACCGGAGTGAGCCATCTTCCCAGCGTAGCGGTCTTCCTAGCGAACCGCACCAATAGATAATTGCGGTGAGAGATCTTCCATCCAAGTTATTCGGAGGAACAATGGCCAGCAAACACAAATTAGTTGAGTGGGACCACAAATACCTGTGGCACCCCTTCACGCAGATGAAAGACTGGATGGAGGCAGAACCTCTCATTATCGAGAGAGGTGAAGGCTGTTACCTCATCGATACCGAAGGCAACAGATACATAGACGGCGTTTCTTCTCTCTGGGTGCTCGTGCACGGCCACGGCAAGGAAGAACTTTTAAATACGCTGCAGAGCCAGGCTGCGCGCCTGTGCCACTCGACGTTACTGGGCCTCGCAAATGTCCCGTCACTCCATCTGGCAAGGAAGCTTGTCGACATAGCGCCCGAGGGGTTGACCAGGATCTTTTACTCTGACAACGGATCGACGTCCGTGGAAGTCGCCCTCAAGATGGCCTATCAGTACTGGCAGCAGAAGGGAGCCAAGAAGCGCAAGACGTTCCTCTCTTTCGTGAACGGCTACCACGGAGACACGCTGGGCGTCGTCAGTGTCGGCGGCATTGACCTTTTTCATAAAGTGTACAGGCCCTTGCTCTTCAAGACGCGCAAGGCACCGTCACCGTACTGTTACCGTTGTGCACTGAAACTGAAGCCTGAGTCGTGTCATCTTGCATGTGTCGAGGCCTTTGAGAAGACGATCAAGAAGTACAGAGATGAGCTTTGCGCAGTTGTTATAGAACCTTTAGTGCAGGGGGCTGGCGGGATGATCGTCCAGCCGGAAGGTTTTCTCCAAAGCATCTGGAAGATCACGAAAGAGAATGGTCTCTTTCTCATCGCTGATGAAGTGGCGACAGGGTTCGGCAGAACAGGGAGCCTCTTCGCCTGCCAGCAGGAAGATGTGACGCCCGATTTCATGTGCGTCGCAAAAGGAATAACAGGAGGCTATCTCCCGCTGGCAGTGACGCTTGCGACGGAAGAAATCTTTGGAGGCTTCCTTGGTGAGTTTGATGAATTCAAGGCCTTCTTCCACGGTCATACGTACACAGGCAATCCACTTGCCTGCGCCGTGGCCCTGGAGAATCTCCGGCTCTTTGAAGAAGAGCGACTCCTGGAAAAAGCGCAGACATCTTCAGAGTTGCTGCGCAGCCTTCTTGCGCGCTTCAACGAACTCTCCCACGTGGGGGAGATTCGCCAGAAAGGACTGATGGTCGGGATCGAGCTCGTTGAAAACAAGAGATCGAAAAAGATGTATGCAGCGGGCGAGAAAATC contains the following coding sequences:
- the bioA gene encoding adenosylmethionine--8-amino-7-oxononanoate transaminase; protein product: MASKHKLVEWDHKYLWHPFTQMKDWMEAEPLIIERGEGCYLIDTEGNRYIDGVSSLWVLVHGHGKEELLNTLQSQAARLCHSTLLGLANVPSLHLARKLVDIAPEGLTRIFYSDNGSTSVEVALKMAYQYWQQKGAKKRKTFLSFVNGYHGDTLGVVSVGGIDLFHKVYRPLLFKTRKAPSPYCYRCALKLKPESCHLACVEAFEKTIKKYRDELCAVVIEPLVQGAGGMIVQPEGFLQSIWKITKENGLFLIADEVATGFGRTGSLFACQQEDVTPDFMCVAKGITGGYLPLAVTLATEEIFGGFLGEFDEFKAFFHGHTYTGNPLACAVALENLRLFEEERLLEKAQTSSELLRSLLARFNELSHVGEIRQKGLMVGIELVENKRSKKMYAAGEKIGQKVILEARKRGVVIRPLSDVIVLMPPLAIDATTLEELVNVTHDSIRAATGE
- the bioF gene encoding 8-amino-7-oxononanoate synthase, which encodes MRERLQQELEQIKEAGNYREIRYLKPVNESRVWYEGSEYLNLCSNSYLSLHTHPDVMKAAKDAIDEYGAGTCSSRSVSGSIDLYARLEDDVAAFKGYQRALIFSNGYLANMGIIATLAGTHDVIFSDELNHSSIIDSIRLSRARRVIYRHCDVEDLEKKIRREPVSTKKFVITETVFSMDGDVAPLAAIFRLKEKYDLHLIVDEAHATGVFGERGRGVEELQGLAGLMDVQMGTFGKALGSFGAFALSDSLTIEYLVNRARTFMYTTALPASALGAARSALQLIREDGSFKKELWENIDYMRQGLHKLGFDLKQSEGPIVPIVVGEDSKAVRMQKMLLEQGIFLQAIRPPTVPAGTSRLRLTIVRGLTREDMDSALQALAQVGRSVGLI
- a CDS encoding carboxyl transferase domain-containing protein is translated as MRPYFEKMQDLGKPIKVNEKNAEEIKKVEAEIDALVEKNKNAGLPKETLNKRGEWTVHQRLEYILDPGTWAPLHLLYDPMEEESGTTGVVDGLGRINGRWCVIIGFDNKVMAGAWIAGQSDNILRVTDIAKRLHCPLVWLVNCSGVKLTEQEKVYANRRGNGTTFFRHAELNKLGIPVLAAIYGTNPAGGGYQGISPTLLLAHKDCNIAVGGAGIVSGMAPKGYFDEGMAEQIIDATRKFKAVPPGRVEIHYDNTGFFKQVFQTEEAILDAVKEWVTYLPAYNSKFFRVAEPKEPAYPAEDLYSIVAFNQKMTYDARQFISRLVDGSEHMEFRPDYGPELYCGLVKIDGFLIGVVMNIQGMMPKGYPQYAPYPGIGGKFYREGLIKVNEFVTLCGRDRVPMLWIQDTSGIDVGDIAEKAELLGLGQSLIYSIEQANDSPMMTIVLRKGTAAAHYIMAGPQANNNNAFTIGTATTEIYVMHGETAAVASFARRLVKEKDSGKPLAPVIEAMNKTVKEYYDKSRPAYCAKTGMVDEVVKMTDLRKYLVAFANCCYQNPSSICPQHQMMLPRIIKG